A portion of the Microbulbifer agarilyticus genome contains these proteins:
- the gltA gene encoding citrate synthase, giving the protein MSDKKAQLAVDGIDAPFDLPVYSGTAGPDVVDVSSLASKGLFTYDPGFMSTASCESKITYIDGAKGVLLHRGYPIEQLADKSDYLETCYLLMNGELPNAEQKKEYVDSIMNHTMVHESLVNFFKGFRYDAHPMAMMCGVVGALASFYHDSLDITDPEHRKISADRLIAKMPTLAAMCYKHSKGQPFMYPDNSLSYAENFLHMMFGNPCEPSKIDPIVAKAMDVIFLLHADHEQNASTSTVRLAGSSGANPFACISSGIATLWGPAHGGANEAVLNMLQEIGDESRIDEYVAKAKDKNDPFRLMGFGHRVYKNFDPRSRVMQGICDEVLGAMGAENDPLLRIAKKLEKIALEDEYFVEKKLYPNVDFYSGIIMKAIGIPTDMFTVIFATGRTAGWIAHWNEMISNPYKIGRPRQLYTGYTARDYVDLDKR; this is encoded by the coding sequence ATGTCTGACAAGAAAGCTCAACTCGCGGTCGACGGTATCGACGCCCCATTCGACCTGCCAGTCTACTCTGGCACTGCCGGTCCCGACGTTGTTGACGTCAGCAGCCTGGCCAGTAAAGGCCTGTTCACCTACGACCCGGGCTTTATGTCCACCGCCTCCTGCGAATCCAAGATCACCTATATCGATGGCGCCAAGGGCGTTCTGCTGCACCGCGGCTACCCTATCGAGCAACTGGCGGACAAATCCGATTACCTGGAAACCTGCTACCTGCTGATGAATGGCGAACTGCCGAACGCAGAGCAGAAAAAAGAGTACGTTGACAGCATCATGAACCACACCATGGTTCACGAGTCTCTGGTTAACTTCTTTAAAGGCTTCCGCTACGACGCTCACCCCATGGCAATGATGTGCGGTGTTGTCGGTGCACTGGCCTCCTTCTACCACGATTCCCTCGACATCACCGATCCGGAGCACCGCAAAATCTCTGCGGACCGCCTGATCGCCAAGATGCCGACCCTGGCCGCCATGTGCTACAAGCACAGCAAAGGCCAGCCGTTCATGTACCCGGACAACAGCCTGAGCTACGCCGAGAACTTCCTGCACATGATGTTCGGCAACCCTTGTGAGCCGAGCAAGATCGACCCGATCGTGGCAAAAGCCATGGACGTGATCTTCCTGCTGCACGCTGACCATGAGCAGAACGCCTCTACCTCTACCGTACGCCTGGCTGGTTCCTCTGGCGCCAACCCCTTCGCGTGTATCTCTTCCGGTATTGCTACCCTCTGGGGCCCGGCACATGGCGGCGCCAACGAAGCGGTACTGAACATGCTGCAGGAGATCGGTGACGAGAGCCGTATCGACGAGTACGTTGCCAAGGCCAAAGACAAGAACGATCCGTTCCGCCTGATGGGCTTCGGCCACCGCGTATACAAGAACTTCGACCCGCGCTCCCGTGTAATGCAGGGCATCTGTGACGAAGTTCTGGGTGCAATGGGCGCCGAAAACGATCCGCTGCTGCGTATCGCCAAGAAGCTGGAAAAGATCGCACTGGAAGACGAGTACTTCGTAGAGAAGAAGCTGTACCCGAACGTCGACTTCTACTCCGGCATCATCATGAAAGCGATCGGTATTCCTACCGACATGTTCACCGTGATTTTTGCTACCGGCCGTACCGCAGGCTGGATCGCGCACTGGAACGAGATGATTTCCAACCCTTACAAGATCGGCCGTCCGCGTCAGCTGTACACCGGCTACACTGCTCGCGACTACGTGGATCTCGACAAGCGTTAA
- a CDS encoding hemerythrin domain-containing protein, whose translation MFGLFSSKSRDNKDTEKDASGTSGRRTIKYDPSLILSLKNDHHELVNIFQRIWSEGFEKQNFRQLSELLSVFKSTFQAHLIKENVSFYVYLEQSLVNDRHTLQIVKDFRTDMNDIANAVIQFCKRYSRGTLSREELIRFKSDYEQIGEALTRRVSLEEKELYTLYNPS comes from the coding sequence ATGTTCGGACTTTTTTCCAGCAAGTCCCGCGATAATAAAGACACCGAGAAAGATGCGAGTGGCACAAGTGGCCGTCGCACGATCAAGTATGACCCTTCGCTCATCCTGTCTTTAAAAAATGACCACCATGAGCTGGTCAATATTTTCCAGCGCATCTGGTCTGAAGGTTTCGAAAAACAGAATTTTCGCCAGCTTTCCGAATTGTTGAGTGTGTTCAAATCCACCTTTCAGGCACACCTGATCAAGGAAAACGTCAGCTTCTATGTGTATCTGGAACAGTCTCTCGTCAACGACAGACACACGTTGCAGATCGTCAAAGATTTCCGTACCGATATGAACGACATTGCCAATGCGGTAATCCAGTTCTGTAAACGCTACTCCCGCGGCACGCTGTCACGAGAAGAGCTCATTCGCTTTAAAAGCGACTACGAGCAAATCGGCGAAGCCCTAACCCGACGCGTGTCACTGGAAGAAAAAGAGCTCTATACGCTCTATAACCCCAGCTAA